The following proteins are encoded in a genomic region of Natrinema sp. DC36:
- a CDS encoding gamma carbonic anhydrase family protein yields the protein MGTFKTVLETGTDMLRSFDGTEPQVADSAYVDETAVVIGDVVIEDEASVWPNATLRGDHGTIVVGEGANVQDNAVLHETAELEPYSTVGHSAIVHDATVAERALVGMNAVVLDGAHVGEGAVVAAGSVVTEDTEIPPSTLVAGAPAEPKTEIDDPGLEATADRYVELSREHAETSERLDY from the coding sequence ATGGGTACCTTCAAGACGGTTCTCGAGACAGGAACGGACATGCTACGATCGTTCGACGGGACTGAACCACAGGTCGCCGACTCCGCGTACGTCGACGAGACCGCGGTCGTCATCGGCGACGTCGTCATCGAGGACGAGGCCAGCGTCTGGCCGAACGCCACCCTTCGCGGCGATCACGGAACGATCGTCGTCGGCGAGGGAGCCAACGTCCAGGACAACGCCGTCCTCCACGAGACGGCCGAACTCGAGCCCTACTCGACGGTCGGTCACAGCGCAATCGTCCACGACGCGACCGTCGCCGAACGCGCGCTGGTCGGGATGAACGCGGTGGTCCTCGACGGCGCCCACGTCGGCGAGGGCGCGGTCGTCGCCGCCGGCAGCGTCGTCACGGAGGACACCGAAATCCCGCCGTCGACGCTCGTCGCCGGCGCGCCAGCGGAACCGAAGACCGAGATCGACGATCCAGGCCTCGAGGCGACGGCCGACCGGTACGTCGAACTCTCGAGAGAACACGCGGAGACATCCGAACGGCTCGACTACTGA
- a CDS encoding amidohydrolase family protein produces MERTGTILRGREFDPVEGRVVIDDDGRIEAIEETPVESDDIVLPAFVNAHTHIGDSIAKEAGGGLSLEELVAPPDGLKHRLLRAASRDDLVSAMERSLGYMQRAGTAACLDFREGGVEGVRMLEAAAGGREIDALSFARGSVDAMRAGDGFGASGANDASFEAERTATREAGKPFGIHAGEVDESDINPALDLEPDFLVHMVHPKPVHLDRVADSEIPIVVCPRSNLVTDVGLSPYEDLNERTTLALGTDNVMLNSPSMFREMEFLAKLSELPAAEILRMATINGAEIADLEYGLLEPGREARLLVLDGDSDNLAGARDPVRAVVRRAGVDDVREVVYGSDADDESASQLS; encoded by the coding sequence ATGGAACGAACGGGTACGATTCTCCGCGGTCGCGAGTTCGACCCCGTCGAGGGACGGGTGGTCATCGACGACGACGGCCGCATCGAGGCCATCGAGGAAACGCCGGTCGAGAGCGACGATATCGTCCTCCCGGCGTTCGTCAACGCCCACACCCACATCGGCGATTCGATCGCCAAGGAGGCCGGCGGCGGCCTCTCGCTCGAGGAACTCGTCGCCCCGCCGGACGGGCTGAAACACCGGCTGCTCCGGGCGGCTTCCCGCGACGACCTCGTGAGTGCGATGGAGCGGTCGCTGGGATACATGCAACGAGCCGGCACGGCGGCCTGTCTGGACTTTCGCGAGGGCGGCGTCGAAGGTGTTCGGATGCTCGAGGCGGCCGCGGGTGGCCGCGAGATCGACGCGCTCTCGTTCGCGCGCGGCTCCGTCGACGCGATGCGCGCGGGGGACGGCTTCGGCGCGAGCGGGGCCAACGACGCGTCGTTCGAGGCGGAACGAACCGCGACTCGGGAGGCGGGCAAACCCTTCGGCATCCACGCCGGCGAGGTCGACGAGAGCGATATCAACCCGGCGCTGGACCTCGAGCCGGACTTTCTGGTCCACATGGTCCACCCGAAGCCGGTCCATCTGGATCGGGTCGCGGACAGCGAAATTCCGATCGTCGTCTGCCCGCGCTCGAATCTCGTCACCGACGTGGGGCTGTCTCCCTACGAGGACCTGAACGAGCGGACGACGCTCGCGCTCGGGACGGACAACGTGATGCTCAACTCGCCGTCGATGTTCCGCGAGATGGAGTTCCTCGCGAAGCTCTCCGAGCTACCGGCCGCCGAAATTCTCAGAATGGCGACGATCAACGGTGCCGAGATCGCGGACCTCGAGTACGGCCTGCTCGAGCCGGGACGGGAGGCTCGCCTGCTGGTACTCGATGGCGACTCGGACAACCTCGCCGGCGCGCGGGATCCGGTCCGGGCCGTAGTTCGGCGCGCCGGTGTCGACGACGTTCGCGAGGTCGTCTACGGCTCGGACGCTGATGACGAGAGCGCCAGTCAACTCAGCTGA
- a CDS encoding HD domain-containing protein, with protein sequence MKVIKDSVHDHIQVDGVARDLLDTPAVQRLRNISQLGTVSLVYPSANHTRFEHSLGVYHLACEALEHLSVDGKQAARVHAAALLHDVGHGPFSHNLESLTYRRTGRYHDDVHELLADGTVGEVLREHDLEPATVADLVAGEGRFGQIVSGELDVDRMDYLVRDAHHTGVPYGTIDHGRLVRELTFADGELVLDEGNVQTAESLLVARALMNPTVYSHSVARISKAMLRRAGERLLDTPAADVDADTLQRMDDHDLIVALRSCEVTDEFSRRLDQRDLFKRAVWAEIDDVPGGIIEADHETIREFEREVADRADIDPAHAILDVPSRPSMTESTTRVMVNGEIRRLGQQSPLVEALRAAQYSQWRLGVYSPPELRDRVGRAAVDVLGLDIDGALVSEVRDGMDATLDQFVD encoded by the coding sequence ATGAAGGTCATCAAGGACAGCGTCCACGACCACATCCAGGTCGACGGCGTCGCTCGCGACCTGCTCGATACGCCCGCGGTACAGCGGCTCCGGAATATCAGTCAGCTCGGAACCGTCTCGCTGGTCTATCCCTCGGCCAACCACACCCGCTTCGAACACAGTCTCGGCGTCTACCACCTCGCTTGCGAAGCGCTCGAGCATCTCAGCGTCGACGGAAAGCAAGCCGCGCGGGTCCACGCCGCGGCCCTGCTTCACGACGTGGGCCACGGCCCCTTCAGCCACAACCTCGAGTCGCTGACCTACCGGCGGACCGGCCGATACCACGACGACGTTCACGAACTACTCGCGGATGGGACAGTCGGCGAGGTGTTACGGGAGCACGATCTCGAGCCGGCCACGGTAGCGGACCTGGTCGCCGGCGAGGGCCGGTTCGGTCAGATAGTTTCGGGCGAACTCGACGTCGACCGGATGGATTACCTGGTGCGGGACGCCCACCACACGGGGGTTCCCTACGGGACGATCGATCACGGCCGTCTCGTTCGGGAGCTGACGTTCGCCGACGGCGAACTCGTCCTCGACGAGGGGAACGTCCAGACCGCCGAGAGCCTGCTGGTCGCTCGAGCGCTCATGAATCCGACCGTCTACAGTCACAGCGTCGCCCGGATCAGCAAGGCAATGTTGCGGCGGGCCGGCGAGCGGCTGCTGGATACGCCCGCGGCTGACGTCGACGCCGACACGCTCCAGCGGATGGACGATCACGACCTGATCGTCGCGCTGCGTTCGTGCGAGGTGACCGACGAGTTCTCCCGGCGACTGGATCAGCGCGACCTGTTCAAGCGTGCGGTGTGGGCCGAAATCGACGACGTTCCGGGGGGAATCATCGAGGCCGACCACGAGACGATCCGAGAGTTCGAACGCGAGGTCGCCGATCGGGCAGATATCGATCCGGCACACGCCATCCTCGACGTGCCGAGTCGGCCCTCGATGACGGAGTCGACGACGCGCGTGATGGTCAACGGCGAAATCCGACGGCTGGGACAGCAGTCGCCACTTGTCGAGGCCCTGCGGGCGGCGCAGTACTCCCAGTGGCGACTCGGGGTCTACTCGCCGCCCGAACTCCGCGATCGAGTCGGTCGAGCCGCCGTCGACGTGCTCGGGCTGGATATCGACGGCGCACTGGTCAGCGAGGTCCGGGACGGGATGGACGCGACGCTGGATCAGTTCGTCGACTGA
- a CDS encoding zinc-binding dehydrogenase, producing MPSEMTAYVIEEYGDPDVFTETTREVPELGPDEIRVEVVASSLNPVDYKIRQGALPDFAPEFPATLHCDVSGVVDAVGENVEPFEAGDEVYGMPGGAGRQGALADYVVGHAETFADAPESIPLEEAAALPVVALTAWELLTDKASVDGGEDVLVYGGSGGVGHIAVQLADAFGATVTATGSSEEKRALAAELGADATVDYTTTDVETYVDEHAGGAGFDVVVDPVGDDHLETAFEAVRPYGSVVTTESSAAEGLDLSPMHANSLELGVVLVILPVLLGDRQERIGEELTEIASLVDDGAVAPHIDERFAFGEAADAHRRGENGDFRGKLLLVNE from the coding sequence ATGCCTTCCGAGATGACCGCCTACGTGATCGAGGAGTACGGCGATCCGGATGTCTTCACGGAGACGACCCGCGAGGTCCCCGAGCTCGGCCCGGACGAGATCCGCGTCGAGGTCGTCGCGTCCAGCCTCAACCCCGTCGATTACAAGATCCGGCAGGGCGCGCTGCCCGATTTCGCCCCCGAGTTCCCGGCGACGCTCCACTGTGACGTGTCGGGCGTCGTCGACGCGGTCGGCGAGAACGTCGAGCCTTTCGAAGCGGGCGACGAGGTCTACGGCATGCCCGGCGGCGCGGGCCGACAGGGCGCGCTCGCCGACTACGTCGTCGGCCACGCCGAGACGTTCGCCGACGCGCCCGAGTCGATCCCGCTCGAGGAGGCCGCCGCCCTCCCGGTCGTCGCGCTCACCGCGTGGGAACTGCTCACCGATAAGGCGAGCGTGGATGGCGGCGAGGACGTGCTCGTCTACGGCGGCAGCGGCGGCGTCGGGCACATCGCCGTCCAGCTGGCCGATGCGTTCGGCGCGACCGTGACCGCGACGGGTTCGAGCGAGGAAAAGCGTGCCCTCGCCGCGGAGCTCGGTGCCGACGCGACCGTCGACTACACGACGACCGACGTCGAGACGTACGTCGACGAGCACGCCGGGGGAGCCGGCTTCGACGTCGTCGTCGATCCGGTCGGGGACGACCACCTCGAGACGGCGTTCGAGGCGGTCCGGCCTTACGGCAGCGTCGTGACGACCGAGTCGAGCGCGGCCGAGGGACTGGATCTCTCGCCCATGCACGCGAACTCGCTCGAACTCGGCGTCGTGCTCGTTATCTTGCCGGTCCTCCTCGGCGATCGACAGGAGCGCATCGGAGAGGAACTCACCGAGATCGCGAGCCTCGTCGACGACGGCGCGGTCGCACCACATATCGACGAGCGCTTCGCCTTCGGCGAGGCCGCCGACGCACACCGACGCGGCGAGAACGGAGACTTCCGCGGAAAGCTCTTGCTCGTCAACGAGTGA
- a CDS encoding thioesterase family protein → MDYERALTSLAPVTVAVDVTDVGETSYTLEYELRNGDAAAATVTTVAVAVDADGPTSIPDSLREGLEADLAEPT, encoded by the coding sequence ATCGACTACGAGCGGGCACTCACGTCACTGGCGCCGGTCACCGTCGCCGTCGACGTGACCGACGTCGGCGAGACGAGTTATACCCTCGAGTACGAACTCCGGAACGGCGACGCGGCTGCCGCGACGGTCACGACGGTAGCGGTCGCGGTCGACGCGGACGGCCCGACGTCGATCCCCGACTCGCTGCGCGAGGGACTCGAGGCCGACCTCGCGGAACCGACCTGA
- a CDS encoding Gfo/Idh/MocA family oxidoreductase — protein sequence MTLEVGVLGYRFMGKAHANAMARLPMFFPDAPEIERRVLIGRDESALSDAAERLGFDSIATDWRDVVDDVDAFYNLGPNHVHCEPSVAALEAGTPVFCEKPLAPTLEEADVMAETAREAGDDVPAGCAFNYRFVPAIRYAKGLLEAGDLGEIRHVRGRYLQDWLVDPDAPWSWRNDEEMAGSGALGDLGAHTVDLLRFLVGDDDLAGDIERVSGHLQTFVDERPVEDGSETRPVTVDDAYTAQLEFANGAMGALEGSRYATGHKNDHTIEIHGSKGSLRFSLERLNELEVLREGDRGYETVLVTDADDPYLDHWWPPGHVLGWEHTFVHENYEFLGAVARGESFAPSFADGLAAQRVLDAIERSDDGGEWVALE from the coding sequence ATGACCCTCGAGGTCGGTGTGCTCGGCTATCGATTCATGGGTAAAGCGCACGCGAACGCGATGGCGCGGCTGCCGATGTTCTTTCCGGACGCGCCCGAGATCGAACGGCGCGTGCTCATCGGTCGTGACGAATCGGCGCTGTCGGATGCCGCCGAGCGGCTCGGCTTCGACTCGATCGCGACGGACTGGAGAGACGTCGTCGACGACGTGGACGCCTTCTACAACCTCGGGCCGAACCACGTCCACTGCGAACCGTCGGTCGCCGCCCTCGAGGCGGGGACGCCGGTCTTCTGCGAGAAACCGCTCGCGCCGACGCTCGAAGAAGCAGACGTGATGGCCGAGACGGCTCGGGAAGCGGGCGACGACGTGCCCGCCGGCTGTGCGTTCAACTACCGGTTCGTCCCCGCGATTCGGTACGCGAAGGGACTGCTCGAGGCCGGCGACCTCGGCGAGATCCGTCACGTCCGCGGGCGCTACTTACAGGACTGGCTGGTCGACCCCGACGCGCCGTGGTCGTGGCGCAACGACGAAGAAATGGCCGGCTCCGGCGCGCTGGGCGATCTCGGCGCGCACACGGTCGACCTGCTTCGGTTCCTGGTCGGTGATGACGACCTCGCGGGCGATATCGAGCGGGTCAGCGGCCACCTGCAGACCTTCGTGGACGAGCGACCGGTGGAGGACGGGAGCGAGACCCGCCCCGTCACCGTCGACGACGCCTACACCGCCCAACTCGAGTTCGCGAACGGCGCGATGGGGGCCCTCGAGGGCTCGCGCTACGCGACGGGCCACAAGAACGACCACACCATCGAGATCCACGGCTCGAAGGGGAGCCTGCGGTTCTCGCTTGAGCGGTTGAACGAACTCGAGGTCCTTCGAGAGGGCGACCGGGGGTACGAGACGGTCCTCGTGACCGACGCGGACGATCCCTACCTCGACCACTGGTGGCCGCCGGGCCACGTGCTGGGGTGGGAACACACCTTCGTCCACGAGAACTACGAGTTCCTCGGCGCCGTCGCGCGCGGCGAGTCGTTCGCGCCGAGTTTCGCGGACGGACTGGCCGCCCAGCGGGTCCTCGACGCGATCGAACGCAGCGACGACGGCGGGGAATGGGTCGCGCTCGAGTGA
- a CDS encoding glycoside hydrolase family 3 N-terminal domain-containing protein, translating into MKTTGAATAASAVGVGASTAAAERTGTDLDDVIDELSLEQKVGQMTQVAIDDLGEGFGPETAFNDHDDVETLGELFTELHVGSILNGGATGPTFDGEEFVAGLNRLQRYTVENTAAGIPFIWGCDALHGNTLLDGCTSFPQRLNMGATRDVDLVEAAATHTGNEIAAMGGHWIFGPTVDVLRDMRWGRYFEGHSEDSMLLGELGKARARGFERNGRVAATVKHFAGYGTPNTGKDRAHARTSMRDLRTRQLPAYERALEEADTVMVNSGAVNGMPVHASQWLLTQVLRERFEFDGVVLTDWDDFKRMISNHEFRPDTDEGWREAVRQGLEAGIDMHMCGGETAPTEFIETTIDLVERGDLSEDRIDESVRRILELKCDLGLFDRPTVPEDEIGGLVGGARDVSERLAKESLVLLKNETDALPLEGAEDVLLTGPGIEAGTPNRFLMQHGGWTLGWQGIEDGTLTEDGPRPRQNTIAGELSDRLGDRLAHVPTEFEAAPYESIYENFDNGFFDVTDEQEAAVVDAADAADAVVVVLGEGPHNEGFGDRDKMRFPEAQRDLVKLVDEEVADDVTLVGVILAGSPRGTAETFDRLDAVLFGGQPGSDTGVAVADTLFGDHNPSGRLPFTWEANVGHVPLFYDDYPPRQSVGAESGMVQYEFGHGLSYTDWEYSDLSLSRDTVGNPARNPPVTARVTVENTGERAGEHIVEVYNTEFYGSVLQPHRRLMGFERVALGPGESATVEIELDLATLEVVPGDVPGDRAKVVEAGEYELSIGDESTTLTVRNAASITDPEPRPGRYDIDNDGSEDFEDVMALYRRLKRRGHVGKRSPPHR; encoded by the coding sequence ATGAAGACGACCGGTGCGGCGACGGCGGCGTCCGCGGTCGGCGTCGGCGCGAGTACCGCCGCGGCCGAGCGAACCGGAACGGATCTCGACGACGTGATCGACGAGTTATCCCTCGAGCAGAAGGTGGGCCAGATGACGCAGGTCGCGATCGATGATCTCGGCGAGGGGTTCGGTCCCGAGACCGCGTTCAACGATCACGACGACGTGGAGACGCTCGGCGAGTTGTTCACGGAGCTTCACGTCGGGTCGATCCTCAACGGCGGGGCGACGGGACCGACGTTCGACGGCGAGGAGTTCGTCGCGGGGCTCAACCGGCTCCAGCGGTATACGGTCGAGAATACGGCCGCCGGGATTCCGTTCATCTGGGGCTGTGACGCGCTCCACGGGAACACGCTGCTCGACGGCTGTACGAGCTTCCCACAGCGGCTCAACATGGGCGCGACCCGGGACGTCGACCTGGTCGAGGCGGCGGCGACCCACACCGGGAACGAGATCGCCGCGATGGGGGGCCACTGGATTTTCGGACCGACGGTCGACGTGCTCCGGGATATGCGCTGGGGCCGGTACTTCGAGGGCCACAGCGAGGACTCGATGCTGCTGGGCGAACTGGGGAAGGCGCGAGCCCGCGGGTTCGAGCGGAACGGTCGCGTCGCGGCGACGGTCAAACACTTCGCCGGGTACGGGACGCCCAACACCGGAAAGGACCGCGCCCACGCCCGCACGTCGATGCGAGATCTTCGCACCAGACAGCTCCCGGCCTACGAGCGAGCGCTCGAGGAGGCCGACACGGTGATGGTCAACAGCGGGGCGGTCAACGGAATGCCCGTCCACGCCTCGCAGTGGTTGCTGACGCAGGTGCTGCGGGAGCGCTTCGAGTTCGACGGCGTCGTCCTCACCGACTGGGACGACTTCAAGCGGATGATCTCGAACCACGAGTTCCGTCCCGATACGGACGAGGGGTGGCGCGAGGCCGTCAGGCAGGGCCTCGAGGCCGGGATCGACATGCACATGTGCGGTGGGGAGACGGCGCCGACGGAGTTCATCGAGACGACGATCGACCTCGTCGAGCGCGGCGACCTCTCGGAGGACCGTATCGACGAGTCGGTCCGTCGCATCCTCGAGCTCAAGTGCGACCTCGGACTGTTCGACCGGCCCACCGTCCCCGAGGACGAGATCGGCGGTCTCGTCGGCGGCGCGCGGGACGTCTCCGAGCGACTCGCCAAGGAGTCGCTGGTCCTGTTGAAGAACGAAACGGACGCGCTTCCGCTCGAGGGGGCCGAGGACGTGTTGCTGACCGGTCCCGGAATCGAGGCGGGAACGCCCAACCGGTTCCTGATGCAACACGGCGGTTGGACGCTCGGCTGGCAGGGGATCGAGGACGGCACCCTGACCGAGGACGGGCCAAGACCGCGTCAGAACACCATCGCGGGCGAGCTATCGGACCGACTCGGCGACCGACTCGCGCACGTCCCGACCGAGTTCGAGGCCGCGCCCTACGAGAGCATCTACGAGAACTTCGACAACGGGTTCTTCGACGTGACCGACGAGCAGGAGGCGGCGGTCGTCGACGCCGCCGACGCGGCCGATGCCGTCGTCGTCGTGCTCGGCGAGGGGCCGCACAACGAGGGGTTCGGCGACCGCGACAAGATGCGCTTCCCCGAGGCACAGCGGGACCTCGTGAAACTGGTTGATGAGGAGGTCGCCGACGACGTCACGCTCGTTGGCGTCATCCTCGCCGGGAGCCCGCGCGGGACTGCGGAGACGTTCGACCGCCTCGACGCCGTCCTGTTCGGTGGCCAGCCCGGTAGCGACACCGGCGTCGCCGTCGCCGACACACTCTTCGGCGACCACAACCCGTCGGGACGGCTCCCGTTTACCTGGGAAGCCAACGTCGGCCACGTCCCTCTCTTCTACGACGACTACCCGCCGCGCCAGTCCGTCGGCGCGGAGAGCGGGATGGTCCAGTACGAGTTCGGGCACGGGCTCTCCTACACCGACTGGGAGTACTCGGACCTCTCGCTCTCGCGGGACACCGTCGGCAACCCCGCTCGAAACCCGCCCGTCACGGCTCGAGTAACGGTCGAGAACACCGGCGAACGGGCCGGCGAGCACATCGTCGAGGTGTACAACACCGAGTTCTACGGGTCGGTGCTCCAGCCCCACCGCCGGCTGATGGGCTTCGAGCGAGTCGCGCTCGGCCCCGGCGAGTCCGCAACCGTCGAAATCGAACTCGACCTCGCGACGCTCGAGGTCGTTCCCGGCGACGTGCCCGGTGATCGGGCGAAGGTTGTCGAGGCCGGCGAGTACGAACTCTCGATAGGCGACGAGTCGACGACGCTGACGGTCAGAAACGCGGCGTCGATCACCGACCCCGAGCCACGACCCGGCCGGTACGACATCGATAACGACGGCAGCGAGGACTTCGAGGACGTCATGGCGCTCTACCGCCGACTCAAGCGACGCGGCCACGTCGGGAAGCGGTCCCCTCCGCACAGGTAG
- a CDS encoding methionine synthase yields the protein MTNENKDQFRQPDHEHDHFLLTTVVGSYPKPKWLNRAKELYKDEDHGFDEDDYQEAKDDAARLITNEHERAGLDVVVDGEMRRNEMVEFFAHRIEGYEFNGPVKVWGHNYFDKPSVVSEVEYEDSWLVDEYEFTAAASDRPVKVPITGPYTLANWSFNEAYDDDDELTLELADLVNEEIEKLVDAGARYIQIDEPALATTPDDHAIVGEALEHIVADIPEEVRIGLHVCYGDYSRIYPEILEFPVDEFDLELANGDYEQLDVFKDPEFSKDLALGVCDAHVAEVESVEQIEANIKKGLEVVPPEQLVVSPDCGVKLLPREVAYGKMANMVEAARNVEADLDAGEIDVEPGAPTPADD from the coding sequence ATGACGAACGAGAACAAAGATCAGTTCCGACAGCCGGATCACGAGCACGACCACTTCCTGCTGACGACCGTCGTCGGCAGTTATCCCAAGCCCAAGTGGCTCAACCGCGCGAAGGAACTCTACAAGGACGAAGATCACGGCTTCGACGAGGACGACTATCAGGAGGCGAAGGACGACGCGGCCCGTCTTATCACGAACGAGCACGAACGTGCCGGTCTCGACGTCGTCGTCGACGGCGAGATGCGGCGCAACGAGATGGTCGAGTTCTTCGCCCACCGAATCGAGGGCTACGAGTTCAACGGCCCCGTCAAGGTCTGGGGCCACAACTACTTCGACAAGCCGAGCGTCGTCAGCGAGGTCGAGTACGAGGACAGTTGGCTCGTCGACGAGTACGAGTTCACCGCGGCCGCCAGCGACCGACCGGTCAAGGTCCCGATCACTGGACCCTACACCCTAGCGAACTGGTCGTTCAACGAGGCCTACGATGACGACGACGAACTCACCCTCGAGCTCGCCGACCTCGTCAACGAGGAGATCGAGAAACTCGTCGACGCCGGCGCGCGCTACATCCAGATCGACGAGCCCGCGCTCGCGACGACGCCCGACGACCACGCCATCGTCGGCGAGGCCTTAGAGCACATCGTCGCCGACATCCCCGAGGAGGTCCGCATCGGCCTCCACGTCTGTTACGGCGACTACTCCCGCATCTACCCCGAGATCCTCGAGTTCCCGGTCGACGAGTTCGATCTCGAACTCGCGAACGGCGACTACGAGCAGCTCGACGTGTTCAAGGACCCCGAGTTCTCCAAGGATCTCGCGCTCGGCGTCTGCGACGCCCACGTCGCCGAGGTCGAGTCCGTCGAGCAGATCGAGGCGAACATCAAGAAGGGGCTCGAGGTCGTCCCGCCGGAACAGCTCGTCGTCTCGCCGGACTGCGGCGTGAAGCTGCTGCCCCGCGAGGTCGCCTACGGCAAGATGGCGAACATGGTCGAGGCGGCCCGGAACGTTGAGGCGGACCTCGATGCGGGCGAGATCGATGTCGAGCCCGGTGCGCCGACGCCGGCCGACGACTGA
- a CDS encoding 5-methyltetrahydropteroyltriglutamate--homocysteine methyltransferase has translation MTEYVSTTPGLYPLPDWAKDDLSDLKGHQKHDLISGDEGEEITAAYEEAREEVIEVQQDAGLDRIVEGQLRWDDMLAHPLAVADAVETRGIVRYYDNNNFYREPVVQDDLEPTGDIAAELEATAELIDGDDLQAVLPGPYSLADLATDEQYGDDAEFLGAIAEFLEGEVDAFPEHETLFLLEPSLVENAPADGDDERASEAIDRVASATDADVVVQPYWGALEEKVYAHLLDADIDAVGFDFVANQDDNLYNIQEYGAPDDVALGLADGQNTLVEDPEAIRERTEWVEGQLGVTEFETVYLTTNTEPFYLPYGKYVEKLEVLAEAADLAEVKAA, from the coding sequence ATGACTGAGTACGTTTCGACCACGCCGGGGCTGTATCCGCTCCCGGACTGGGCGAAAGACGACCTTTCGGACCTCAAAGGGCACCAGAAACACGACCTCATCAGCGGCGACGAGGGTGAAGAAATCACTGCGGCCTACGAGGAAGCCCGTGAAGAAGTGATCGAGGTCCAGCAGGACGCCGGACTCGACCGAATCGTCGAAGGCCAACTGCGCTGGGACGACATGCTCGCCCACCCGCTGGCCGTCGCCGACGCCGTCGAGACCCGCGGGATCGTCCGCTACTACGACAACAACAACTTCTATCGAGAGCCGGTCGTGCAGGACGATCTCGAGCCCACCGGCGACATCGCGGCCGAACTCGAGGCGACTGCGGAACTGATCGACGGCGACGACCTGCAGGCCGTCCTTCCCGGCCCGTACTCGCTGGCCGATCTTGCAACCGACGAACAGTACGGCGACGATGCGGAGTTCCTCGGCGCGATCGCCGAGTTCCTCGAGGGCGAGGTCGACGCCTTTCCCGAGCACGAGACCCTGTTCCTGCTCGAGCCGTCGCTGGTCGAGAACGCGCCCGCGGACGGCGACGATGAGCGCGCAAGCGAGGCGATCGATCGAGTCGCGAGCGCGACGGACGCCGACGTCGTCGTCCAGCCCTACTGGGGCGCACTCGAGGAGAAGGTCTACGCGCACCTGCTCGACGCGGACATCGACGCGGTCGGCTTCGACTTCGTCGCGAACCAGGACGACAACCTCTACAACATTCAGGAGTACGGCGCACCCGACGATGTCGCGCTGGGCCTGGCTGACGGCCAGAACACGCTCGTCGAGGATCCCGAGGCGATCCGCGAGCGGACCGAGTGGGTCGAGGGGCAACTCGGCGTCACCGAGTTCGAGACGGTCTACCTGACGACGAACACGGAACCGTTCTACCTGCCCTACGGCAAGTACGTGGAGAAACTCGAGGTACTCGCGGAAGCCGCGGACCTCGCGGAGGTGAAAGCAGCATGA